One Carettochelys insculpta isolate YL-2023 chromosome 1, ASM3395843v1, whole genome shotgun sequence genomic window, CAGTAGGATGCCGCCGAGGAGGTATCGCTGCTGTATGGTGGAGGAGAAACTGCTCATTCCCGTAGAGGCTAGGAAGGAGATTGAGAGCCAGAGTGGGAAAGGGGAGTCGGCTGGGataggggtggggatgggggtgggggtctcagCTCTGTGCTGGCCCTCAGAAGAATCCATGTTCTtaccagagctgaaatcacatcTCCGGGTCTTGCTTTTTTTCTCTGCCAAAGAAGCCAACCACATTAAAATGAAAAGAACCCGGCAAGCTCATTTTCACCCCTTCTCTGGACAAGGCCAGGAGGCTCCGGCATAGGGGCCTCGTGGGGTTAAGGGTATGGGGCCAGCCTGCTGACACCTGGACGGCCACAGAAGAACCAGAATGGATGGTGAACCAGCAGTGGTTGGGAAAGGAAGGGGACTGTCTGGTGAGCAGCAGGGCTCCTTCCCTGGAGGCAGCTGTGTGGACTGAATTCTCCTTTGCTACGCTGCCTCTTTTCAGACCTAGGGGGAGGCCTGGAGGGGCAACACAGGGAGGCCTGATGGGAGAAGATGTTTCTGCCCCTTGCTCGGGGCCATAGCTACATTGTTCTCTGGTGTTCTGCAGGCGGTATGAGCTCAGGACCCTCCAGGCTACGGGAATTTGTGAATTTCTCCCCCACCAAAACACTGTTGTTTGTGTTGTGGCAGAACCTGAAAGCCCCAGCCAAGATCTGGACCCCATGGTGCTGGGTTGAGCTCAGGTGCTGTTTGTCCTCCCTTCAGCGCCAGGCTGGAGCCTGAGGTCCCTGGGACAGGACCATCGTGTGGCACTGGGCTGGCCACCCACAATGGATGTGtctcagaggcagctgctcccagccccacccgctGGCTGCCAGCTGATGGCTGGAATGGGACACAGGAGGGGGtcagtcaggagactggccacaTTCCCCACTCACAGGCACTGCCTCAGCGGCCTTTGTTCCTCAGCATTGTTTGGCACTAAGTAAAATGGCCTCAGCTTCATCCTGGGCCTACGTGAGGCCCAACCACAGCCACTGAACTGAAGGTGGCCCGCGCTAGCGGCACAGCTGGGGTCCATCACCTCCAagttcccagcagcagggggtctgCCCCTGTCTCCACCCACAGACTCTCCTTCCGCAGACCGAAACCCCAGCTCCAAACATCTCTGATACCTGCGAGAGCCTGAAGCCTTCGATCTGGCCAAGCCCCCCCTCACTGTTCTCTTCGGGGGTGATGGGAAGCTCAGAAGAGGCCGTCGGAAGTGGGGGGACCACTGTCCCTATGAAGGGGACCTTACCTTTCACATACTCGCAGTTGTAGTTGCTGGAGCCCTCCAGGGACAGGAGCTGGATGAAGGTTCTGTCCTGAGCCCGGGTGAAGTTGGCGACCTTAAATTTCTCGAACGGGGGGATCAGCACTTCGTCCTCACCGGGGAAGAAGGAGAAGTTCTTGATGTTGACCCCGTAGCAGGTCCTGATGGAGAAGAAGGTGTCCCGCCCGAACTGCAGGGCGCTCTCGTTCTTCAGGGATGTGGAGGTGAAGTGGCCAAACCGGACGGGCTTTCGGCTTTCGGCTTTGAGACGGATGCCCCGGACACCGCGGTACACCTGGTGGCACCTGCTGGGCTCGGAGGCCTTCAGGACTTGGAGAGCTCTGGTCAGGAGGAAGTGCAGGGTCTTGAAGTTGAAATTGTTGAGGTAGAAGTCCCGGGTGCGGCCGGCCTCCCTCACGGCTGCGTTGAACTCCTGGTGGAGGGGCTGCTTGTACAGGGGACCCTGGCTAGTGTAGGCCAAGATGGCGATGGCGTACTCGGGCTTGAAATCCCGGGGCACGTAACTCTTGTCCTGCCTTGCTTCCCAGCTGGAGGCTGCCTCCAGCCAGGTCTCGGCGTAGTTGCTATTGTTGGAGAACTCAGTGCGGTTCAGctcacccagctcctcctccatcaCCTGGGCGCAGTCCTTGTACTGGTCATCGAAGGAGCTGAGAGCCATGTCCAGCGTCACCTCTCTGATGGGGAAGAGGTCTCGCTTGTGGAGGAAGAAACCCTGGACCTGCGGGCAGTGGGAGAACACAGTGATGGGAACTGGCAACAGATGATGGAGC contains:
- the ART1 gene encoding GPI-linked NAD(P)(+)--arginine ADP-ribosyltransferase 1, with the translated sequence MWMAKMEHLRPIFVLLLVGIFIDDHQVQGFFLHKRDLFPIREVTLDMALSSFDDQYKDCAQVMEEELGELNRTEFSNNSNYAETWLEAASSWEARQDKSYVPRDFKPEYAIAILAYTSQGPLYKQPLHQEFNAAVREAGRTRDFYLNNFNFKTLHFLLTRALQVLKASEPSRCHQVYRGVRGIRLKAESRKPVRFGHFTSTSLKNESALQFGRDTFFSIRTCYGVNIKNFSFFPGEDEVLIPPFEKFKVANFTRAQDRTFIQLLSLEGSSNYNCEYVKEKKSKTRRCDFSSASTGMSSFSSTIQQRYLLGGILLVASALGAPSFF